The following is a genomic window from Fusarium oxysporum Fo47 chromosome IV, complete sequence.
TCGTTGGTCAGCTCGGTGTATGCATCATCTTGGCCGAATTCTAGACATGCTATCCTCACACTCTTGCACAcaactcaacttcaacaacaatcatAATGCTTCGACCATTGGCACGTAAGCTTCCAACAAATCTACGAACTATTCAAAAGAAAAGCTTCAGTTCGACATCAGCCGCCAGAGCCGATTTCACCCATGCTGTAAGTCCacttcatcgtcatcataAGACCCGTATCATGACCCGGTTCCGGCGCCGGAGCCTCAGTCTCCGATCGATCCCGTAGCCGGATCACGAGGTACTGAACGGGGGACAAACGCCATTGAGTTGCCACGATGTATTTCAAATCAATTCGAGACTATGACTCTAACATTGTAGTAGGTAATTGGTGGCGGTGTCGTTGGGCTTGCCGTGGCCCGTCAACTTGCACAAAGAGACGATACCTCAACTGTTCTCATTGAGCGCCATAATGCCATTGGCACAGAGACAAGCTCGCGTAACAGTGAAGTTATACATGCAGGTATTTACTACGGACCATCAAGCTTGAAAGCAAAGCTCTGCATCCGTGGTAAGAATCTGCTCTACGAGCTTTGCGAGAAGCACGATATAGGCCATCGCCGCACGGGCAAATGGATCGTCGCTCAAAACGAAGCACAGCGTGAAACTCTTGAGAAGATTCACACCCTGTGTGAGAACGATCTCGATGTCCCAACGCGATGGGTGAGCGGTGAAGAGGTCAAGAGAGACGGTGAAGGCGTCAATGCTGCTTGTGCGCTTGAGAGTCCGACAACGGGTATCGTCGACTCGCACGGCTTAATGTTGTGTCTCCAAGGTCTATTTGAGGatgctggtggtgttgcggCGCTCAACTCACCTGTCGTGAACATCAGACCTCTCGGATCTAGACCCGGTAGTGAAGGTTGGGAGATTGATGTTAAAGATGCTGCCACGGGTGAGACGTCGAGTACCACGGCTGAGACGCTCATCAACGCTGCTGGTCTGGGAGCTGCGGTTATTCACAACATGATTGTCCCACCTGAAAAGCGACAGGAGCTGTACTATGCCAAGGGCAACTATTTCTCGTATTCTGCCTCTCAGCCCAAGATCTCGCGTCTCATATATCCCGTTCCTGAGCCTGGCATTGCAGGTCTAGGCACCCATTTGACGCTTGATCTTGCGGGACGTCTACGTTTCGGTCCTGATGTGGAATGGATTGATGATCCCAATGATTTAGCTGTCAACGCAGCACGATTGCCGCAGGCTATTACGGAGATCCAGCGTTATCTTCCAGGCATTGACGCCTCAGCTTTGGTGGCAGACTATGCTGGTATTCGACCCAAGTTAGCTGGTCAAGACGCTGTCCTCAAAGGCAAAGGATTCCATGACTTTATCATTCGGAAAGAGGAGGGATACGAGGGCTGGGTAAATCTGTTGG
Proteins encoded in this region:
- a CDS encoding FAD dependent oxidoreductase; this encodes MLRPLARKLPTNLRTIQKKSFSSTSAARADFTHAVIGGGVVGLAVARQLAQRDDTSTVLIERHNAIGTETSSRNSEVIHAGIYYGPSSLKAKLCIRGKNLLYELCEKHDIGHRRTGKWIVAQNEAQRETLEKIHTLCENDLDVPTRWVSGEEVKRDGEGVNAACALESPTTGIVDSHGLMLCLQGLFEDAGGVAALNSPVVNIRPLGSRPGSEGWEIDVKDAATGETSSTTAETLINAAGLGAAVIHNMIVPPEKRQELYYAKGNYFSYSASQPKISRLIYPVPEPGIAGLGTHLTLDLAGRLRFGPDVEWIDDPNDLAVNAARLPQAITEIQRYLPGIDASALVADYAGIRPKLAGQDAVLKGKGFHDFIIRKEEGYEGWVNLLGIESPGLTSSLAIAEMVQELLYGSSKSL